From Thiomicrospira sp. XS5, one genomic window encodes:
- the ilvA gene encoding threonine ammonia-lyase, biosynthetic translates to MPETILRRVLKAPVYDVAEQTPLEKAPLISQRMRNNIWLKREDLQPVFSFKLRGAYNRMYQLTDDEKARGVIAASAGNHAQGVALSATKMGIKATIVMPRTTPMIKVNSVRNFGGEVVLHGDAYDQAAAHAAKLCEENGYTYIPPYDDLDVIAGQGTIALEMLRQSKPFDVIFVPVGGGGLIAGVAAVIKQVSPETRIVGVEPEDAACMTEALKAGERVKLDSVGIFADGVAVAQAGEIPFRIAQTCVDEMVTVKTDEICAAVKDIFEDTRAIAEPAGALALAGMKKFVEEKGVADKNMAVIVSGANMNFDGLRYISERTEIGEKREAIFAVTIDERPGSFKQFCELLGDRRAITEFNYRYSDANKAVVFVGVRTEGGQAEKDQLVKQLQACDYPLEDLSDDEMAKLHLRYMVGGHAKGVENELLYRFQFPERPGALLQFLIKMSEEWNISLFHYRNHGAAYGRVLVGVQVPPSQIEQFESYLQSLGYRFFPEQDNVGYQLFLRPIE, encoded by the coding sequence ATGCCAGAAACCATATTACGCCGTGTTTTGAAAGCGCCCGTTTACGACGTGGCCGAGCAAACGCCTTTGGAGAAGGCGCCGCTGATTTCTCAACGCATGCGCAACAATATCTGGTTGAAGCGTGAAGACTTGCAGCCGGTGTTTTCGTTCAAGTTGCGCGGCGCCTATAACCGCATGTATCAACTCACCGACGACGAAAAAGCCCGTGGAGTGATTGCGGCGTCCGCCGGTAACCATGCGCAGGGCGTTGCGTTGTCGGCGACCAAAATGGGCATTAAAGCCACCATTGTGATGCCGCGCACCACGCCGATGATTAAAGTCAATTCGGTGCGGAATTTCGGTGGGGAAGTGGTGTTGCACGGCGATGCTTACGATCAGGCTGCGGCGCATGCCGCCAAGCTGTGCGAAGAAAACGGTTACACTTACATTCCCCCTTACGATGACCTGGACGTCATTGCCGGTCAGGGCACGATTGCGCTGGAAATGTTGCGTCAAAGCAAACCGTTTGATGTCATTTTCGTCCCAGTGGGCGGTGGTGGCCTAATTGCTGGTGTGGCGGCGGTGATAAAACAAGTTTCGCCGGAAACGCGTATTGTGGGGGTGGAGCCGGAAGACGCCGCCTGTATGACTGAAGCCTTGAAAGCCGGTGAACGGGTGAAACTGGATTCCGTCGGCATCTTTGCCGATGGTGTGGCCGTGGCGCAAGCCGGTGAGATTCCGTTTCGCATCGCGCAAACCTGCGTGGATGAAATGGTGACTGTCAAGACAGACGAAATCTGCGCCGCCGTTAAGGATATTTTCGAAGACACCCGTGCCATTGCCGAACCGGCCGGTGCTCTGGCGTTGGCGGGTATGAAAAAGTTCGTCGAGGAAAAAGGCGTGGCCGATAAGAATATGGCGGTGATTGTCAGTGGCGCCAATATGAATTTCGATGGCCTGCGTTACATTTCCGAACGGACGGAAATCGGGGAAAAGCGCGAGGCGATTTTTGCGGTGACGATTGACGAGCGTCCAGGCAGCTTCAAGCAGTTCTGTGAATTATTGGGCGACCGCCGCGCCATCACCGAATTCAATTACCGTTATTCCGACGCCAATAAAGCGGTGGTGTTTGTCGGGGTGCGCACCGAAGGCGGTCAGGCGGAGAAAGACCAGTTGGTCAAACAATTGCAAGCCTGTGATTATCCGCTGGAAGACTTGAGTGACGATGAAATGGCGAAGCTGCATTTGCGCTATATGGTCGGCGGTCATGCCAAAGGCGTGGAGAATGAACTGCTGTATCGCTTCCAGTTCCCGGAGCGTCCGGGGGCTTTGTTGCAGTTCCTAATTAAAATGAGTGAAGAATGGAATATCAGTTTGTTCCATTATCGCAACCATGGTGCAGCGTATGGTCGAGTGTTGGTGGGGGTGCAGGTGCCACCGTCGCAAATCGAGCAATTCGAATCCTATCTACAGAGCCTCGGCTATCGTTTCTTCCCGGAACAGGATAATGTGGGGTATCAACTGTTTTTACGACCGATTGAATAA
- a CDS encoding TonB-dependent receptor domain-containing protein: MKPTPLYFAILSALSSSAFIPTAMAAETAKLEKITVEAQDDITPQSDTVSTESLLNTGNSETGAVLREINGVNASRKGGHGLDPQIRGQQYSQLNVLLDGAKIAGGCPNRMDPPSSYAEVSSYDEIEVIRGVKTVTQGAGGSGGTILFKRSKPQYDPNKLVSGEITVGKSNVMNYEADATVRAVGQEGYVVVQGSRKDANNYTDGNGDIVKSSYNTNQGHVDLGWTPNDHHHLKFSAEKSRTEDALYPGAMMDAPETEGTMLRLQYEGRQLSDAIADVDVDLYRSTVDHTMNNYDLRTPPSPMMLRETPTSTETNGAKVKLTSHVGKTQVDYGVQYESVNKDATLWNRYAEPNTSLNYMWPDVTNTTKSVFAETNTEFTPSTNLIVGVRYDDVYAKADKTNDAPSGAPGNTPSDVYAKAYSDYDGENSASEGNFNALIRLENRFGANYNWYLGASRTMRTADATERFMSKWGMDMSTTPPQQASWIGNPNIKPEEHNQVDLGVGQQTGTLQWNASVWYDRVNNYILRDLATNQYDNGVKTSVKDKTEVYVNVDADLYGADLEADYAATSALTFGGQFSITQGRNTTDNRNIAMISAPTGQLRATYQPSNWHVGGRFNFALEQTNIDKDYTPTSDYGDTPAWSTVDVFGGYQINRNWIVKAGVDNLFDQAYYDHLNYDITEGSNVYKYNEPGRNFWAKVTAKF, encoded by the coding sequence ATGAAGCCTACACCGCTTTATTTCGCCATCCTCAGCGCCCTGTCCTCGTCGGCGTTTATTCCAACAGCCATGGCGGCCGAAACCGCCAAACTGGAAAAAATCACCGTGGAAGCTCAGGATGACATCACCCCGCAATCCGATACCGTCAGCACCGAATCCTTGCTGAACACGGGGAACAGCGAAACCGGTGCGGTGTTGCGCGAAATCAACGGCGTCAACGCTTCCCGTAAAGGCGGTCATGGTTTGGACCCGCAAATTCGCGGTCAACAATATTCCCAATTAAACGTTTTGCTGGATGGCGCCAAAATCGCCGGCGGCTGCCCGAACCGAATGGACCCGCCATCCTCTTACGCCGAAGTCTCGTCCTATGACGAAATCGAAGTCATCCGCGGTGTCAAAACCGTAACACAAGGTGCAGGCGGCAGTGGCGGCACCATCCTGTTCAAGCGTAGCAAGCCGCAATATGACCCGAACAAATTGGTCTCCGGCGAAATCACCGTCGGGAAATCCAATGTCATGAACTATGAAGCCGATGCCACCGTGCGCGCGGTCGGCCAAGAAGGCTATGTGGTTGTGCAAGGCTCCCGTAAGGATGCCAACAACTACACGGACGGCAACGGCGACATCGTTAAATCCAGCTACAACACCAATCAAGGTCACGTGGACCTAGGCTGGACCCCAAATGACCACCACCATTTGAAATTTTCAGCCGAGAAAAGCCGTACCGAAGATGCCTTGTACCCGGGGGCCATGATGGATGCCCCGGAAACCGAAGGCACCATGCTGCGTTTGCAGTATGAAGGCCGCCAGTTGTCCGACGCCATTGCCGATGTGGATGTCGACCTATACCGTTCCACCGTCGATCACACCATGAACAACTATGACTTGCGGACACCGCCCTCCCCGATGATGTTGCGCGAAACACCGACCTCCACCGAAACCAACGGGGCCAAAGTCAAATTAACCAGCCATGTCGGCAAGACTCAGGTCGACTACGGCGTACAATATGAAAGCGTCAACAAAGACGCGACTTTATGGAACCGTTATGCCGAACCAAACACGTCTTTGAACTACATGTGGCCGGACGTCACCAATACCACCAAAAGTGTGTTTGCCGAAACCAATACCGAGTTCACACCGAGCACTAACTTGATTGTCGGCGTGCGTTACGATGACGTTTATGCTAAAGCCGATAAAACAAATGATGCGCCATCCGGTGCACCGGGGAACACGCCAAGCGATGTTTATGCTAAAGCCTATTCGGATTATGACGGCGAAAACTCGGCCAGTGAAGGCAACTTCAATGCATTGATCCGTCTTGAAAACCGTTTTGGCGCGAACTATAACTGGTATCTGGGTGCCAGCCGCACCATGCGGACGGCCGATGCCACCGAGCGCTTCATGTCGAAATGGGGTATGGACATGAGCACAACCCCGCCACAACAAGCTTCATGGATTGGTAACCCGAATATCAAACCGGAAGAGCACAATCAAGTCGACCTCGGCGTCGGCCAACAAACCGGCACCTTGCAATGGAACGCATCCGTCTGGTATGACCGTGTCAATAACTACATCCTGCGTGACTTAGCGACTAATCAATACGACAACGGCGTCAAAACCTCTGTCAAAGATAAAACAGAAGTTTATGTGAATGTTGATGCCGACCTGTACGGGGCCGACCTAGAAGCGGACTACGCCGCCACCAGCGCCCTGACTTTCGGCGGGCAGTTCAGCATCACCCAAGGTCGTAACACCACCGACAATCGAAATATTGCCATGATTTCAGCGCCGACCGGTCAATTGCGCGCCACCTATCAACCAAGCAACTGGCACGTCGGAGGACGCTTCAATTTCGCACTGGAGCAAACCAATATCGATAAAGACTACACGCCAACCTCTGATTACGGCGACACTCCGGCCTGGAGCACAGTGGATGTCTTCGGCGGCTACCAAATCAATCGCAACTGGATTGTCAAAGCCGGTGTGGACAACTTGTTTGATCAGGCCTATTATGACCACTTAAACTACGACATTACCGAAGGTTCCAACGTTTATAAGTACAACGAACCAGGGCGTAATTTCTGGGCGAAAGTAACGGCCAAGTTCTAA
- a CDS encoding SCO family protein yields MKKFIFFTVLLGIVIGLLILAWPFSQHNSEQTTAHLILNDKPVGGDFTLQSAEGPVSLSDFNDKLVLAYFGYTFCPDICPTNLGNLAVAYRQLMDEEKAKLQILFISVDPKRDTPERLKQYADYFDSGIIGLTGTKTELDEIANRYGVVYMIHQDDPKDEHYSVDHSAFTYVIPPGGELATQLPHATSPDDFVKTIRTYLNQPQP; encoded by the coding sequence ATGAAAAAATTTATCTTCTTTACCGTTTTATTGGGCATCGTCATCGGACTGCTTATCCTGGCCTGGCCATTTTCCCAACATAACTCGGAACAAACCACCGCGCACCTGATTTTGAACGACAAGCCGGTCGGCGGTGACTTCACCTTACAATCCGCAGAAGGACCGGTTTCGCTGAGCGACTTCAACGACAAGCTGGTCCTCGCGTATTTTGGCTATACCTTCTGTCCGGACATCTGCCCGACGAACCTCGGAAATTTGGCCGTCGCTTACCGTCAACTGATGGACGAGGAAAAAGCCAAACTGCAAATTCTGTTCATTTCCGTCGACCCAAAACGCGACACGCCGGAGCGCCTCAAACAATACGCCGATTATTTTGACAGCGGCATTATTGGCCTGACCGGCACCAAAACCGAACTGGATGAAATTGCCAACCGTTACGGTGTCGTCTATATGATTCATCAAGACGACCCAAAAGACGAGCACTATTCCGTTGACCACTCGGCCTTTACCTATGTCATCCCACCCGGTGGCGAACTGGCGACACAATTGCCGCACGCCACCAGTCCGGATGACTTCGTCAAAACCATTCGAACTTATTTAAACCAACCACAACCTTAG
- a CDS encoding copper chaperone PCu(A)C, with translation MYKYTQALLAAALSFISVNAFADNAADIEVEQPYIREVPPGAMATGSFMTLTNMSDQDIQLVNAKSDAAKKVELHTHVHDNGVMKMRQIPSIKVPADGQAHLKPGGLHIMLIGLHDGIQAGQTINMTLVFKDGSEKSISMPVKSVMSHSGHMMSH, from the coding sequence ATGTACAAATATACTCAGGCCCTCTTGGCCGCTGCCCTTTCGTTCATCAGCGTCAACGCCTTCGCCGATAACGCCGCCGACATTGAAGTCGAACAACCCTATATCCGTGAAGTGCCGCCCGGTGCCATGGCGACCGGTAGTTTTATGACGCTCACCAATATGAGCGATCAAGACATTCAACTGGTCAACGCCAAGTCCGACGCCGCCAAAAAAGTCGAGTTGCACACCCATGTCCACGACAACGGTGTGATGAAAATGCGCCAAATTCCATCCATTAAGGTGCCGGCCGACGGACAAGCTCACCTAAAACCGGGTGGCCTTCACATTATGCTGATTGGTTTGCACGATGGCATTCAAGCCGGCCAAACCATCAACATGACGCTGGTTTTTAAAGACGGCAGCGAGAAATCGATTTCCATGCCCGTCAAGTCGGTCATGTCCCACTCCGGCCACATGATGTCGCATTAA
- the rpiA gene encoding ribose-5-phosphate isomerase RpiA, giving the protein MTQDELKQEVAKAAIDYVVPDTYIGVGTGSTANFFIDELAKIKGKIKGAVASSEATAERLKGHGIPVLELNAVDEMSVYIDGADEADPNLNLIKGGGGALTREKIVLAVAKQFVCIADDSKKVDVLGKFPLPIEVIPMARSYVAREVVKRFGGEPVLREGFTTDNGNVILDIHGLEIVNPVAMETELNSIVGVVTNGLFAARNADIFLCGTSNGVETIKRP; this is encoded by the coding sequence ATGACACAAGACGAATTGAAACAAGAAGTGGCTAAAGCCGCCATCGATTATGTTGTTCCGGATACTTACATCGGCGTTGGAACGGGTTCCACGGCCAACTTCTTCATTGACGAACTGGCCAAAATTAAAGGCAAAATCAAAGGCGCCGTCGCCAGCTCCGAAGCCACCGCCGAGCGTTTGAAAGGACACGGCATTCCGGTTTTGGAACTGAATGCCGTGGACGAAATGTCCGTTTACATCGACGGCGCGGATGAAGCCGATCCAAACCTTAACCTAATCAAAGGCGGCGGTGGCGCTTTGACGCGCGAAAAAATCGTCTTGGCGGTCGCCAAACAATTCGTGTGCATTGCGGACGACAGTAAGAAAGTCGACGTCCTTGGCAAATTCCCGCTGCCGATTGAAGTCATTCCGATGGCGCGTAGCTACGTGGCCCGCGAAGTCGTCAAACGCTTTGGCGGCGAACCGGTGTTGCGTGAAGGTTTTACCACCGATAACGGGAATGTTATTCTCGACATCCACGGCTTGGAAATCGTCAACCCGGTCGCCATGGAAACCGAACTCAACAGCATCGTTGGCGTCGTCACCAACGGACTGTTCGCGGCACGCAATGCAGACATTTTCCTGTGCGGCACATCAAACGGTGTCGAAACCATTAAACGCCCTTAA
- a CDS encoding peroxiredoxin → MNNIGSKLFGLLVVILIGVLLYLTVFSDGLGKAPDITVKTAQGETLQLSKPLKPVLVSFWATTCPGCIAEMPHLAQMKEKFGDKFEIVAIAMSYDPAEQVAKFIEKNPYPFSFVRDTDGKMSKAFGEVLLTPTNFLIAPNGNIVYQKVGEVDFKLVTERIRQMTPDL, encoded by the coding sequence ATGAACAACATCGGTAGCAAACTTTTCGGTCTTCTCGTCGTGATCCTCATCGGCGTATTACTTTACCTAACCGTCTTCTCCGATGGATTGGGCAAAGCGCCGGACATCACCGTCAAAACGGCACAAGGTGAAACGCTTCAACTCAGCAAACCGCTCAAACCGGTGTTAGTCAGTTTTTGGGCCACCACCTGCCCGGGTTGTATTGCCGAAATGCCACACCTGGCACAAATGAAAGAAAAGTTCGGGGATAAGTTTGAGATCGTCGCCATTGCCATGTCGTACGACCCGGCGGAGCAAGTCGCCAAGTTTATCGAAAAGAACCCTTACCCTTTCTCCTTTGTGCGCGATACCGACGGTAAAATGTCCAAAGCCTTTGGAGAGGTCTTGCTCACCCCGACCAATTTCTTGATTGCCCCGAACGGGAACATCGTTTACCAAAAAGTCGGTGAAGTCGATTTCAAACTGGTCACCGAACGGATTCGACAAATGACACCGGATCTGTAA
- the hemL gene encoding glutamate-1-semialdehyde 2,1-aminomutase encodes MSQSHALFQAAQTHIPGGVNSPVRAFKGVGGEPVFFESAKGAYLTDVDGKQYIDYVASWGPAILGHAHPDVIDVVQKQAVKGLSFGAPTELETTIADLVCDLIPSFDMVRMVSSGTEATMTAIRLARGYTGRDKIVKFEGCYHGHSDSLLVKAGSGALTLGVPSSPGVPACLAEETLTLTHNDSDEVRRVFSEIGDQIACIIVEPVAGNMNCIPPEDGFLQTLRDVCDESGAVLIFDEVMCGFRVGLTGAQGRYGITPDLTTFGKVIGGGMPVGAFGGKREVMEHIAPLGPVYQAGTLSGNPIAMSAGLKTLQLISEDGFFESLEAKTKQLMDGLQQAADDAGIPFTTNQVGAMFGLFFTEDKNIRRYAQVAKGDMERFKRFYHGMLDEGVYLAPSAFEAGFVSSAHTEADIQATIEAARKVMATL; translated from the coding sequence ATGTCACAGTCACATGCCCTTTTTCAAGCCGCCCAAACCCACATTCCAGGAGGCGTCAACTCGCCTGTCCGAGCGTTTAAAGGGGTCGGTGGCGAACCGGTTTTCTTCGAATCCGCAAAAGGCGCCTATTTAACGGATGTGGACGGTAAGCAATATATCGATTACGTCGCCTCTTGGGGGCCGGCAATTTTAGGGCATGCTCACCCGGACGTGATTGACGTCGTTCAAAAACAAGCCGTAAAAGGTCTGTCGTTCGGTGCGCCGACCGAGCTGGAAACCACCATTGCCGACCTGGTTTGCGACTTAATCCCGTCCTTCGACATGGTGCGCATGGTCAGCTCCGGTACCGAAGCTACTATGACCGCGATTCGCTTGGCCCGGGGTTACACCGGTCGCGATAAAATCGTTAAATTCGAAGGCTGCTACCACGGACACTCCGATTCCTTGTTGGTCAAAGCCGGTTCCGGCGCCCTGACTTTAGGGGTTCCATCCTCTCCGGGGGTGCCAGCCTGTTTGGCGGAAGAAACCTTGACTCTAACCCACAACGATTCCGATGAAGTCCGCCGCGTGTTCAGTGAAATCGGCGACCAGATCGCCTGTATCATCGTGGAACCGGTGGCTGGGAATATGAACTGCATCCCACCGGAAGACGGTTTTCTGCAAACCCTGCGCGACGTTTGCGACGAATCGGGCGCGGTGTTGATTTTCGACGAGGTCATGTGCGGGTTCCGTGTCGGTTTGACCGGTGCACAAGGCCGTTATGGCATCACGCCGGATTTGACCACTTTCGGCAAAGTCATCGGCGGCGGTATGCCGGTCGGTGCTTTCGGCGGTAAGCGCGAAGTCATGGAACACATCGCACCGTTAGGGCCGGTCTATCAAGCCGGGACGCTTTCCGGGAACCCGATTGCCATGTCAGCCGGATTGAAAACCTTGCAACTGATCAGCGAAGACGGTTTCTTCGAATCGCTGGAAGCCAAAACCAAACAGTTAATGGATGGTTTGCAACAAGCCGCAGACGACGCCGGCATCCCTTTCACCACCAACCAGGTCGGCGCCATGTTCGGCTTGTTCTTCACCGAAGATAAGAACATCCGACGTTACGCCCAGGTCGCCAAAGGCGACATGGAGCGCTTCAAGCGTTTCTACCACGGCATGTTGGACGAAGGTGTGTATTTGGCCCCGTCTGCGTTCGAAGCCGGTTTCGTGTCCAGCGCGCATACCGAGGCCGACATTCAAGCGACCATCGAGGCCGCTCGCAAAGTCATGGCGACTCTGTAA
- a CDS encoding elongation factor P hydroxylase, which yields MSSSFQKETLIELFNATFIPSRNTELVCCEPEPIYRPADASHPHHRIVFAHGFFASALHEIAHWCIAGPERRLLEDFGYWYQPDGRTAEQQAEFERVEIKPQALEWIFSASAGFPFVFSADNLSGDVGASEAFKHNVLHQVNVYLSEGLPEDAQAWSNVLLQHYRPGLALQAAEFDLSRAG from the coding sequence ATGTCATCGAGCTTTCAAAAAGAAACCCTCATCGAACTGTTTAATGCCACTTTCATTCCCTCCCGGAATACCGAGTTGGTGTGCTGCGAACCGGAACCCATTTACCGCCCGGCCGATGCGTCACACCCTCACCATCGCATTGTTTTCGCCCACGGCTTCTTTGCATCCGCTTTGCATGAAATCGCGCATTGGTGCATTGCCGGGCCGGAACGACGTTTATTGGAGGATTTCGGTTATTGGTATCAACCGGATGGGCGAACGGCCGAACAGCAAGCCGAGTTTGAACGGGTGGAAATCAAGCCGCAGGCCTTGGAGTGGATTTTTTCCGCTTCCGCAGGATTCCCGTTCGTGTTCAGTGCGGATAATCTCAGTGGCGATGTGGGGGCATCGGAGGCTTTTAAGCACAACGTCTTGCATCAAGTGAACGTTTATTTATCGGAAGGTTTACCGGAAGATGCCCAGGCCTGGTCAAATGTTCTATTACAGCATTATCGGCCAGGCCTGGCGTTGCAGGCCGCAGAATTCGATTTATCGCGGGCTGGCTGA
- a CDS encoding GGDEF domain-containing protein, with translation MNHQIVARKAIEHLTKNDIEPTPVTFSIWFLYYLGENKALIARMKSFLSTGQPISGASYEKLYEVYVLKEHFRESLGLNRNTTQIIDKANDLKKKIFDFVESVRSHQDTLGDMRESLTIAETREAIEIILSEAVMELKTIESSSLETTLWMQKNVKSLENIQNEVIEIEQNMSRDFLTGLPDKSYFKKTLGEFLKESMSGVISKRHFIVFDIKNLDSYNQAFSWLLGDSIIRLVVKIIQSETEETWQMMRLQEDEFAVFPPPSFPIHQIPDYIEKIRKVVNSKKLVVKDKQQEIKNIELNAVIVKVAVYDDIETIDRKITTGLTQVSDGKHGSVVKVEE, from the coding sequence ATGAATCACCAGATCGTCGCACGGAAAGCGATAGAACACCTCACCAAAAACGATATCGAGCCAACGCCGGTCACGTTCAGTATTTGGTTTTTGTATTATTTGGGCGAAAATAAAGCTCTGATTGCCCGCATGAAATCTTTTCTGTCGACGGGACAGCCTATTTCCGGTGCTTCCTATGAAAAACTCTATGAAGTGTATGTGTTGAAAGAACACTTCCGAGAAAGCCTTGGACTGAATCGCAACACGACGCAAATCATCGATAAAGCCAATGACCTGAAGAAAAAAATTTTTGATTTTGTCGAAAGTGTGCGTTCACACCAGGATACGCTGGGGGATATGCGCGAAAGCCTCACCATTGCCGAAACGCGAGAAGCCATTGAAATCATCCTCTCGGAAGCGGTGATGGAGTTGAAGACCATTGAGTCCAGTTCATTGGAAACCACGTTATGGATGCAGAAGAACGTCAAATCGTTGGAAAACATTCAGAACGAAGTCATCGAAATCGAACAGAATATGAGCCGTGACTTCCTGACGGGGTTGCCGGACAAAAGTTATTTCAAAAAAACGTTGGGCGAGTTTCTTAAAGAGTCGATGTCGGGCGTTATTTCCAAACGGCATTTCATTGTGTTCGACATCAAGAATCTGGATTCGTATAACCAGGCGTTTTCCTGGCTGCTGGGCGACAGTATCATTCGACTGGTGGTGAAAATCATTCAGTCGGAAACCGAAGAAACCTGGCAAATGATGCGACTGCAGGAAGACGAATTTGCCGTTTTTCCGCCGCCTTCTTTCCCCATTCATCAAATTCCCGATTACATCGAAAAAATCCGTAAAGTGGTTAACAGCAAAAAATTGGTGGTGAAGGACAAGCAACAGGAAATTAAAAATATTGAGTTGAATGCGGTGATTGTTAAAGTCGCCGTGTACGACGATATCGAAACCATTGACCGTAAAATCACCACCGGTCTGACGCAGGTCTCCGATGGCAAACACGGTTCCGTGGTTAAAGTTGAAGAGTAA
- the mpl gene encoding UDP-N-acetylmuramate:L-alanyl-gamma-D-glutamyl-meso-diaminopimelate ligase, producing the protein MKVHILGIAGTFMGGIAQLAKSMEFDVSGSDQAIYPPMSTQLEQAGIAVSNYDGNFLENEPDAVVIGNALSRGHPAVEQTLNAQQFYTSGPQWLAENILKDRWVVAVAGTHGKTTTASMVAWVLEDAGLAPGFLIGGVPENFGVSARLGDAPFFVVEADEYDTAFFDKRSKFVHYHPRTCVLNNLEFDHADIFDNLAAIQKQFHHLVRTVPGNGLIIHPKAEVAIDDVLAQGCWTPLESQGESGSLADWSFELKEADGSVFEVFFQGESCGEVRWGMTGRHNVQNGLSAMAAARHCGVPVTECVQALSRFKGVRRRMTHLGDAKGIRVYDDFAHHPTAIATTLDGARAQMQAEGQNGRLIAVFEPRSNTMRMGIHRSTLPEAFSQADAVFAFIDPAWQWRLETDAFECPVAVEESYEALLARLVSELRSGDRVVVMSNGSFGGIHHRLLDALSERAEA; encoded by the coding sequence TTGAAAGTTCATATTTTAGGTATTGCCGGAACCTTCATGGGCGGAATCGCCCAGCTGGCAAAAAGCATGGAGTTCGATGTTTCCGGTTCGGATCAGGCCATTTACCCGCCGATGAGCACACAACTGGAGCAAGCTGGGATTGCCGTTTCCAATTATGATGGGAACTTTCTGGAAAACGAGCCGGATGCGGTGGTCATCGGGAATGCTTTAAGCCGCGGTCATCCTGCGGTGGAACAAACGCTTAATGCACAGCAGTTCTACACGTCCGGCCCGCAATGGCTGGCGGAAAATATTCTGAAAGATCGCTGGGTGGTGGCGGTCGCCGGGACCCACGGCAAGACCACAACCGCCTCGATGGTGGCCTGGGTTTTAGAAGATGCCGGTTTGGCACCGGGTTTTTTAATCGGCGGCGTGCCGGAAAATTTTGGGGTGTCCGCGCGTTTGGGCGATGCACCGTTTTTTGTGGTCGAGGCGGATGAATACGACACGGCGTTTTTTGATAAGCGCTCCAAGTTCGTGCATTACCATCCAAGAACCTGTGTGCTGAATAACCTGGAATTCGATCACGCCGATATCTTCGATAACCTGGCGGCCATTCAGAAACAGTTTCATCACCTGGTACGAACCGTGCCGGGAAATGGCCTGATTATCCACCCCAAGGCCGAGGTGGCGATTGACGATGTCTTGGCGCAAGGATGCTGGACGCCACTGGAATCGCAGGGCGAAAGCGGTTCTCTAGCCGATTGGTCCTTTGAATTAAAAGAAGCCGACGGGTCGGTGTTCGAGGTATTTTTCCAGGGCGAGTCCTGCGGCGAAGTGCGCTGGGGCATGACTGGGCGGCATAATGTACAGAACGGTTTGAGTGCGATGGCCGCCGCCCGCCATTGTGGCGTGCCGGTGACCGAATGCGTGCAGGCTTTGAGCCGCTTTAAAGGGGTGCGTCGCCGCATGACGCACTTGGGTGACGCCAAAGGCATTAGGGTGTATGACGATTTTGCCCATCATCCGACGGCCATCGCGACGACGTTGGACGGCGCACGAGCACAAATGCAAGCGGAGGGTCAAAACGGCCGCTTAATTGCGGTATTTGAACCACGTTCCAACACCATGCGAATGGGGATTCATCGTTCGACCTTGCCAGAAGCCTTTTCGCAAGCGGATGCGGTTTTCGCCTTTATTGACCCGGCCTGGCAATGGCGATTGGAAACCGATGCCTTTGAATGCCCGGTGGCGGTTGAGGAATCCTATGAGGCATTGCTGGCACGGTTGGTGTCGGAACTGCGTTCGGGCGACCGAGTTGTGGTGATGAGCAACGGCAGTTTTGGTGGCATTCACCACCGTTTATTGGATGCACTATCGGAGCGGGCCGAAGCGTGA